In Euphorbia lathyris chromosome 10, ddEupLath1.1, whole genome shotgun sequence, a single genomic region encodes these proteins:
- the LOC136209321 gene encoding uncharacterized protein — MELKSLHLYMNKLKIDDCNSRIRSLVFILHGYRLLSSSFLSVFSSPEMNFPSSSMDRVTEIDLNVDISHGDFRQNEIGCILPDLNGFEEAEALSIDLNDIEGEHIPYQTSKRKYLSNAQRRAIYDMLLQKSIDGKLPKGTTNSVASIFSVGIRLVQRVWKQWKNDGLHADVSHKRTKNCGRKRIQIDWNRFREIPLQQRTTLSSLAYAMDMKRTTMFRRLQSGAIRRHSNAIKPLLKEENKRSRLKFCISMLEESSIPHDPTFKEMYNIVHIDEKWFQMTKKNQNYYLLPDEEDPLRTCKNKNFIGKVMFLVALARPRFDVERNEIFSGKIGVFPLVTQMPAKRNSVNRAAGTLETKPINSITRDVIRSYLIGKVLPTIKEKWPRVDCRDPIFIQQDNARTHIDQNDEEFCQVASQGGFNIRLMCQPANSPDMNVLDLGFFSAIQALQYKESPTTVDELVHDVVKSYEDFPSWKSNRIFLTLQQCMIETMKIQGSNKYRIPHMKKAVLERESQLPTQLKCESELVQEVLNHLNRTT, encoded by the exons ATGGAATTGAAGAGTCTCCATTTATATATGAACAAATTAAAGATTGATGATTGTAACTCAAGAATACGTTCTCTGGTTTTTATCCTTCATGGTTATAGATTGctatcttcttctttcttgtCTGTTTTTTCTTCTCCAGAGATGAATTTTCCTTCATCATCCATGGACAGAGTGACTGAAATAGATCTAAATGTTGATATTAGTCATGGAGATTTCAGACAAAATGAAATAGGCTGTATTCTACCAGACCTTAATGGCTTTGAAGAAGCAGAAGCTTTGAGTATTGATCTCAATG ATATAGAAGGTGAACATATACCATACCAGACAAGTAAGAGGAAATATTTATCCAATGCTCAACGTCGAGCAATATACGATATGTTGTTACAGAAAAGCATTGATGGAAAATTGCCTAAAGGGACGACCAATTCAGTGGCATCAATATTTTCGGTTGGTATTCGGCTTGTTCAACGCGTTTGGAAACAATGGAAAAATGACGGATTACATGCTGATGTTTCGCATAAAAGGACAAAGAATTGTGGTCGTAAGAGAATTCAGATTGACTGGAATCGATTTCGTGAAATCCCTTTGCAGCAGCGGACAACCCTTAGCTCTTTAGCTTATGCTATGGACATGAAAAGGACTACAATGTTTAGACGTTTGCAATCTGGAGCAATACGAAGACATTCAAATGCTataaaacctcttttaaagGAAGAAAATAAGAGATCCCGGTTGAAATTTTGCATATCAATGCTTGAAGAAAGCAGTATCCCACATGATCCAACGTTTAAAGAGATGTACAATATTGTCCATATTGATGAGAAATGGTTCCAGATGacaaagaaaaatcagaattaTTACTTACTTCCGGATGAAGAAGACCCATTACGCACATGTAAAAACAAAAACTTTATTGGGAAAGTCATGTTTTTAGTTGCCTTAGCTCGACCAAGATTTGATGTTGAAAGAAATGAAATTTTCTCTGGGAAGATCGGTGTGTTTCCTTTGGTTACTCAAATGCCAGCCAAAAGGAACAGTGTTAACAGAGCTGCAGGGACTTTAGAGACTAAACCAATAAATTCAATTACTAGAGATGTTATAAGGTCTTACTTGATCGGTAAAGTACTACCGACAATTAAGGAAAAATGGCCAAGAGTAGATTGTAGGGATCCAATATTTATTCAGCAGGACAATGCAAGAACACACATTGATCAAAACGATGAAGAATTTTGCCAAGTTGCTAGCCAAGGTGGGTTTAATATTCGTTTGATGTGTCAACCTGCTAACTCTCCAGATATGAATGTCTTGGATCTCGGGTTTTTTAGTGCAATTCAGGCTTTACAGTATAAGGAGTCACCGACTACAGTTGATGAGCTTGTACATGATGTGGTGAAATCGTATGAGGATTTTCCTTCATGGAAGTCCAACCGAATTTTTTTGACATTACAACAGTGCATGATAGAAACAATGAAAATTCAAGGTTCTAACAAATACAGAATTCCTCATATGAAAAAGGCAGTGTTAGAAAGAGAGAGCCAGCTTCCTACTCAACTAAAATGTGAATCTGAATTAGTACAAGAAGTACTTAATCATCTTAATAGAACAACTTGA